The following coding sequences lie in one Synergistota bacterium genomic window:
- a CDS encoding ABC transporter ATP-binding protein, whose translation MSGNLLEVRNLKSYFYTYDGVVKAVDGISFYIKEKESFGLVGETGCGKSVTALSVMRLLDPPGRIVDGEILFEGLDILRIPEEKMRELRGSRISIIFQDSMASLNPLMKIGDQIAEVLRKGRSKVEREDIEELLKLVRMPSPRRVVNSYPFELSGGMRQRAMIAMMLASKPRLLIADEPTTALDVTTQVQILNLLKDMKENMGLSVWLITHDLGVVAEFCDRVCVMYAGKIIECGSVREIFKEPLHPYTIGLLSSIPVVNRRVDRLSSIPGNVPNLINPPLGCRFHPRCSYAFSLCSERVPEETRVSETHTVFCHLYS comes from the coding sequence ATGAGTGGAAATCTGCTGGAGGTTAGGAATCTTAAAAGCTACTTTTATACGTATGATGGTGTGGTTAAAGCGGTTGATGGGATCAGCTTTTATATAAAGGAGAAGGAATCTTTTGGATTGGTGGGAGAAACCGGTTGTGGAAAGAGCGTAACTGCTCTTTCAGTTATGAGGCTTCTTGACCCTCCTGGAAGGATAGTCGATGGAGAGATCTTATTTGAAGGTCTTGATATTTTGCGTATTCCAGAGGAAAAGATGCGGGAGCTGAGAGGAAGCAGAATCTCAATTATATTTCAAGATTCTATGGCTTCGCTTAATCCCCTTATGAAGATAGGAGATCAGATAGCTGAGGTTTTGAGAAAAGGCAGGAGTAAAGTGGAAAGGGAAGATATAGAGGAGCTTCTCAAGCTAGTGAGGATGCCCTCACCTAGACGAGTGGTAAATTCCTATCCATTTGAGCTTTCAGGTGGGATGAGGCAGAGAGCAATGATAGCCATGATGCTTGCTTCTAAACCGCGATTGCTTATAGCGGATGAGCCCACTACCGCTTTGGATGTAACCACACAGGTTCAGATTTTGAATCTTCTTAAAGATATGAAAGAAAATATGGGACTTTCTGTATGGCTTATAACTCATGATCTTGGTGTTGTAGCAGAGTTTTGTGATAGAGTTTGTGTTATGTATGCTGGAAAGATTATCGAATGTGGTAGCGTTAGGGAGATATTTAAGGAGCCTCTTCACCCTTACACTATAGGGTTACTTAGTTCCATTCCGGTTGTTAATAGGAGGGTTGATAGACTTTCGAGTATTCCGGGAAATGTTCCTAATCTTATAAATCCACCTTTAGGTTGTAGGTTTCATCCAAGGTGTTCATACGCTTTTTCTTTGTGCTCTGAAAGGGTCCCTGAGGAAACGCGAGTAAGCGAGACTCACACGGTTTTCTGTCATCTTTACTCTTAG
- a CDS encoding ABC transporter ATP-binding protein produces MLALNEIILKVEDLRKYFPIKAGIFGKVSGYVRSVDGINLTISRGEALALVGESGCGKTTFGRLVLRLIEPTSGRIFFDGIDITGLSSKELRPLRRRMQIVFQDSLSSLNPRMMVKEILSEPFKLQGGFSSREIRRKIIKLLEMVGLGEEHMYRYPHELSGGQRQRVCILRAISLNPEFLVLDEPTSALDVSVQAQILNLLKSLQEEYRLSYLFITHDLGIVRFISDRVAIMYLGKIVELAYNEELFKNPLHPYTRSLLSSIFIPDPDVKRIKEFVFGEVPASTNIPSGCRFHPRCPYALDICYTEEPILQDKGNHHFVACHIHLH; encoded by the coding sequence ATATTAGCTTTGAATGAGATTATCCTGAAGGTCGAGGATTTAAGGAAGTATTTTCCTATAAAGGCCGGTATTTTCGGCAAGGTATCGGGATATGTTAGATCTGTAGATGGGATTAATCTGACCATAAGTAGGGGAGAAGCCCTTGCCCTTGTTGGTGAAAGCGGTTGTGGTAAAACGACCTTTGGAAGGCTCGTTTTAAGGCTTATAGAACCTACCTCAGGGAGGATATTCTTTGATGGAATTGATATAACTGGCCTTTCAAGTAAGGAACTAAGGCCCTTAAGAAGAAGGATGCAGATAGTTTTTCAGGATTCCCTTTCCTCTTTGAACCCTCGAATGATGGTTAAGGAGATATTGTCGGAACCTTTTAAGCTTCAGGGAGGTTTTTCTTCGAGGGAAATCAGAAGAAAGATTATTAAGCTTCTTGAAATGGTTGGCTTAGGGGAAGAACATATGTATAGGTATCCTCATGAACTTTCAGGTGGACAGAGACAAAGGGTTTGTATATTAAGGGCTATTTCTTTAAATCCAGAGTTCTTAGTTTTGGATGAGCCCACATCTGCTTTAGATGTTTCTGTACAAGCTCAGATACTTAATTTACTTAAAAGCCTTCAAGAGGAATATAGGCTGAGCTATCTTTTTATAACTCATGACTTGGGTATAGTTCGCTTTATTAGTGACCGTGTTGCGATAATGTATCTCGGTAAAATAGTGGAGCTTGCCTATAATGAGGAGCTCTTTAAGAATCCTCTTCATCCTTATACGAGATCTCTTCTTTCCTCTATCTTTATACCTGATCCAGATGTTAAAAGGATTAAAGAGTTTGTTTTTGGAGAGGTACCAGCTTCAACAAATATACCTTCAGGCTGTCGGTTTCATCCTAGGTGCCCTTATGCTTTAGATATTTGTTATACGGAAGAACCTATCTTACAAGATAAAGGAAATCATCACTTTGTTGCTTGTCATATTCATCTACATTGA
- the rgy gene encoding reverse gyrase: MAEAIFEKACPNCEGKISSLRLLKGLPCELCLPEEDNITLEDIVKKLSERGSLKKLKSIYDLRKSEWEFVNFFKEKVGSDPWSLQRTWARRLFLKRSFAIVAPPGIGKTTFGIIASLFLDGKSYLLFPTRLLVEQAENLLKKYNDGKKKILIAMDMKNDEREKLKNGDFDILVSTTMFLVKSYEDIPKPFDFVFVDDVDALLKQSRSVDRILGLLGIPKEAVDETLSFLYLSIKLLRRPSKESWQKIEEGRRKLEELKKLAKGVLIVSSATAKPKNVRVALFRELLDLEIGKSASFLRKVEDLVLRPKRMTLSGMIDETVNLVKKLGNRGLIFVSPDKGKESVSEVIKKFEIKGIKALSYEEADLEAFLKGEVDVLVGIASGRNPLTRGLDIPETRYAIFIGVPKMFINLKVETSSIALFNALTSLRKLLEDHPEVERRYLPFLRNILEKEEEKLTERSKKLLDEIRLFLSEKLANPEFLAQVASSPESPIRIIDGEIYLMIPDVTGYLQAAGRTSRLCSGGLLQGLSIVIVDDEKALHLLEKKARYFFEEFSFKTFDHDKVMEVLNKVDKERQELTKIDAIPKDLFKTALIIVESPNKARTLASFFGSPQRRRVHGIDVYEVNALKYTLLIAASKGHVADLVYELGLFGVEVKDGSFIPHYDTIKRCQTCGEQTVQEICPRCKVPAFDEKREIIEGLKELALEADVAFIATDPDTEGEKIAWDLACYIKPYSPDFKRAEFHEITKRAFLEAIDEPRDINEPLVEAQFIRRIADRWFGFSLSQLLQETFKQKWLSAGRVQTPVLGWIIEKEKERKEKEYILRISADPNIRVEFPLAKKEDIKGSKPRHLHLKLISLSEEEISPLPPFDTANMLKEASTRYGWSAEETMTLAQELFERGLITYHRTDSFRISGKGISIAKEYILEKLGENLFQGRTWGDGGAHEGIRPTHPWDKGELLSYIYTTGKPPLSSKAVSLYTLIFRRFIASQMKNARVLRGKVLLSLDHMEKEESLTLKILEPGFSTLTPLSIFPLGKELLEKGSLSLDIKESKVITLPKAYPFTQGSLIEMMQKSGLGRPSTYATIIETLLERHYVVQKNGFLFPTKLGIEVYRHLREQYPQYTDEDFTRKIEEEMSLVERGEREYQKVLMKLYEETKEILNSLEEKTL, translated from the coding sequence ATGGCAGAAGCTATATTCGAAAAAGCCTGTCCAAACTGTGAGGGAAAAATCTCAAGCCTTAGGCTACTTAAAGGGCTTCCTTGTGAGCTTTGTTTGCCTGAGGAAGATAACATAACCTTAGAAGATATAGTAAAAAAATTAAGCGAAAGAGGTTCCTTAAAAAAACTTAAAAGTATTTATGATTTGAGAAAAAGCGAATGGGAATTTGTAAACTTCTTTAAGGAAAAAGTTGGTAGCGATCCTTGGTCTCTCCAAAGAACATGGGCACGAAGGCTATTTCTTAAAAGATCCTTTGCCATAGTCGCCCCTCCAGGGATCGGCAAAACAACCTTCGGTATAATAGCATCCCTATTTTTAGATGGAAAGTCATACCTCCTCTTCCCAACACGCCTGCTTGTGGAACAAGCAGAAAATCTTCTTAAAAAATATAACGATGGTAAAAAGAAAATACTTATAGCTATGGACATGAAAAACGATGAAAGAGAGAAGCTTAAAAATGGAGATTTTGACATACTTGTTTCAACAACCATGTTCTTAGTAAAAAGCTATGAAGATATACCAAAGCCCTTTGATTTCGTTTTTGTTGATGATGTAGATGCCTTACTAAAACAATCAAGGAGCGTAGATAGAATTTTAGGGCTTCTAGGTATACCAAAAGAGGCGGTAGATGAAACGCTTTCCTTCCTTTATCTATCCATTAAGCTTTTAAGGAGACCTTCGAAAGAATCTTGGCAAAAGATAGAAGAAGGAAGAAGAAAGCTCGAGGAACTTAAAAAGCTTGCGAAAGGAGTTCTAATAGTTTCTTCAGCAACAGCAAAGCCCAAAAATGTAAGAGTAGCTTTATTCCGTGAATTACTGGACTTAGAAATTGGAAAAAGTGCCTCTTTCTTAAGAAAAGTTGAGGATCTTGTATTAAGGCCTAAGCGAATGACATTAAGCGGTATGATAGATGAAACGGTAAACCTTGTAAAAAAATTAGGAAATAGGGGTTTAATCTTTGTATCCCCTGATAAAGGCAAGGAATCTGTAAGTGAGGTTATCAAAAAATTTGAAATTAAAGGGATAAAGGCTCTGAGCTATGAGGAAGCAGACTTAGAAGCTTTTTTAAAGGGGGAAGTAGATGTTCTGGTAGGTATAGCTTCCGGTAGAAACCCTCTCACTCGAGGACTTGACATACCTGAAACGAGATATGCTATCTTCATAGGAGTTCCTAAAATGTTTATAAACTTGAAGGTGGAAACTTCTTCAATAGCTCTGTTTAACGCACTTACTTCATTAAGAAAACTCCTTGAGGATCACCCGGAGGTTGAAAGAAGATATCTCCCCTTTTTGAGAAACATTCTTGAGAAGGAAGAAGAAAAGCTCACAGAAAGATCCAAAAAGCTACTGGATGAGATAAGGCTTTTCTTATCAGAGAAGCTCGCTAATCCAGAGTTCCTAGCTCAAGTAGCCTCAAGCCCTGAAAGCCCTATAAGAATAATAGATGGGGAAATTTATTTAATGATACCGGATGTCACTGGATACCTACAAGCTGCAGGTAGAACCTCTAGGCTATGCTCAGGAGGACTGCTACAAGGTTTATCAATAGTTATAGTTGACGATGAAAAAGCCTTACACCTTCTTGAGAAAAAGGCAAGATACTTCTTCGAAGAATTTTCCTTCAAAACCTTCGACCATGATAAGGTAATGGAGGTTCTAAACAAGGTGGACAAAGAAAGGCAAGAGCTGACCAAGATAGACGCCATACCAAAAGATCTCTTCAAAACCGCCCTGATTATCGTTGAATCACCAAATAAGGCTAGGACTTTGGCCTCTTTCTTTGGATCACCTCAAAGAAGAAGAGTCCACGGCATAGATGTCTATGAAGTAAACGCCCTCAAATATACCCTTTTAATAGCCGCATCGAAAGGACATGTAGCTGATCTAGTATATGAGCTTGGCCTTTTCGGAGTAGAAGTAAAAGATGGATCCTTTATACCCCACTATGACACAATAAAGAGATGTCAAACCTGTGGGGAACAAACCGTTCAAGAAATCTGCCCAAGATGCAAGGTACCAGCCTTTGATGAAAAGAGAGAGATAATCGAGGGATTAAAAGAGCTAGCCTTAGAAGCAGACGTAGCCTTTATAGCTACAGACCCAGATACAGAAGGAGAAAAGATCGCTTGGGACCTAGCCTGTTATATAAAACCTTATTCACCAGATTTTAAAAGAGCTGAATTTCACGAAATAACGAAAAGAGCCTTTTTAGAAGCAATAGATGAACCAAGAGATATTAATGAACCGCTGGTTGAAGCTCAATTTATAAGAAGAATAGCTGATAGATGGTTCGGTTTTTCCCTAAGTCAACTTCTTCAAGAGACCTTCAAACAAAAATGGCTTTCAGCAGGCAGAGTTCAAACCCCTGTTTTAGGTTGGATCATAGAGAAAGAAAAAGAGAGAAAGGAAAAGGAGTACATATTAAGGATATCAGCTGATCCCAATATAAGGGTTGAGTTTCCCTTAGCTAAAAAAGAGGATATCAAAGGTTCAAAACCGCGTCACCTTCATCTAAAGCTTATAAGCCTATCCGAGGAAGAGATTTCTCCTCTCCCTCCTTTCGATACCGCAAATATGCTTAAAGAGGCTTCTACAAGATACGGTTGGAGCGCTGAGGAGACCATGACCCTTGCTCAAGAGCTTTTTGAAAGAGGTCTTATAACTTATCATAGAACCGATTCCTTCAGGATAAGCGGTAAAGGCATATCTATAGCTAAAGAGTATATATTAGAAAAGCTTGGAGAAAATCTATTCCAAGGAAGAACATGGGGAGATGGAGGAGCTCACGAAGGAATAAGGCCAACTCATCCATGGGATAAGGGAGAGCTCTTAAGCTACATATATACTACCGGTAAGCCCCCACTCTCATCTAAAGCGGTTTCCCTTTACACTCTGATATTTAGAAGATTCATAGCCTCTCAAATGAAAAACGCAAGGGTATTAAGGGGAAAGGTTTTACTTTCCCTTGACCATATGGAAAAAGAGGAAAGCCTAACCTTAAAGATATTGGAACCAGGATTTTCCACTTTAACACCCTTAAGCATCTTTCCTTTAGGGAAAGAGCTCCTTGAAAAAGGGAGTCTTTCCTTAGACATAAAAGAGTCTAAAGTTATAACGCTACCTAAGGCCTATCCATTCACTCAAGGGTCTCTCATAGAGATGATGCAAAAAAGCGGTCTCGGAAGACCATCAACCTATGCTACTATAATTGAAACTTTACTTGAAAGACACTATGTAGTACAGAAAAACGGATTCCTATTCCCAACCAAACTTGGCATAGAGGTTTATAGACATCTAAGAGAACAATATCCACAATACACGGATGAGGACTTCACGAGGAAAATTGAAGAGGAGATGAGCTTAGTTGAGAGGGGAGAAAGAGAATATCAAAAGGTCTTAATGAAGCTTTATGAGGAAACAAAAGAAATACTTAACTCACTTGAAGAAAAAACCTTATAA
- a CDS encoding V-type ATPase subunit yields the protein MKVIDYSAAFARIRAIRGELLNKEVLEEALNSKSLEGLVDIIKKTPYGKDKPLPYSREGLERLLKSSIIDIYLKVLEFMPKRSREFLKATIKRFEIDNIKRILTSKLKNGEEISKEALYDLKGLSYLDIDELLSARKLSEAVEVLRKSSYGEYLEGKLPEEDVETIFGIEMILDYGFFKELIQLNETLDPIDKDINNFYFGMQCDLINLGWIIRAKNYFSLREEKIFSYTLPFGRYLNNKKLKELTQAKKIEDFLKPLSNTPWGEEIGKFTDLKDPLIERKLLKRFYNSVTKSPLIRNNLFSIGSFIELLCQKEMEIYDLTVIIESKAYDIPPETVRPLLLKVG from the coding sequence ATGAAAGTAATAGACTATTCAGCAGCCTTCGCCCGAATAAGAGCTATAAGAGGAGAGCTATTAAATAAAGAGGTCCTAGAAGAGGCCTTAAATTCAAAAAGCTTAGAGGGACTAGTTGATATAATCAAAAAGACCCCCTATGGTAAAGATAAGCCTTTACCATACTCTAGAGAGGGTCTAGAAAGGCTCCTTAAAAGCTCTATAATAGATATATATCTTAAGGTACTCGAGTTTATGCCTAAAAGGTCAAGAGAGTTCCTAAAAGCAACCATAAAGAGATTTGAAATAGATAATATAAAAAGAATCTTAACAAGTAAGCTTAAGAATGGCGAAGAAATCTCAAAGGAAGCCTTATACGATCTTAAAGGACTCTCCTATTTAGACATAGATGAGCTTTTATCCGCAAGAAAACTCAGTGAAGCTGTGGAGGTATTAAGGAAAAGCTCTTACGGCGAATACCTTGAAGGGAAGCTACCTGAAGAGGACGTAGAAACAATATTTGGAATTGAGATGATCCTGGATTACGGCTTTTTCAAGGAGCTAATACAGTTAAATGAAACTCTAGATCCAATAGATAAAGATATAAATAATTTTTACTTCGGAATGCAATGCGATTTAATAAATCTAGGATGGATAATAAGAGCGAAAAACTACTTTAGCCTTAGAGAAGAGAAGATCTTTTCCTACACACTCCCATTTGGAAGATATTTAAATAATAAAAAACTCAAGGAATTAACCCAAGCTAAAAAAATAGAGGATTTTTTAAAACCCTTATCAAATACGCCATGGGGAGAAGAAATAGGAAAATTTACTGATCTTAAAGATCCCCTGATTGAGAGAAAGCTTCTTAAGAGATTTTATAATAGCGTTACCAAATCTCCACTAATAAGAAATAACCTATTCTCCATAGGAAGCTTTATAGAGCTTCTTTGCCAAAAGGAGATGGAAATATATGACCTTACAGTTATAATAGAGAGCAAGGCCTATGATATACCTCCAGAAACAGTAAGACCATTACTTTTAAAGGTGGGTTGA
- the feoB gene encoding ferrous iron transport protein B, with the protein MEAKIALAGNPNSGKTTVFNILCGTREKVGNWPGTTVEKKEGILDYKGKKIKVIDLPGIYSLSAYSIDERIARDFLIQERPDLVVVIIDATNLERNLYLASQLLEMGLNLLLDFNMMDMVYAMGLKIDNLKLSQILGVEIVETVANQGIGIENLKEKILENISKRPKPLKINYGKEVEEAIERIENMLKENYDISISPRSVALRLLEGDPDFKDKFIGKPLSEEIERIILETENKIEKIYGESIESFIIEKRYSFLKGLTRECTNQKEVKALTFSDKLDKILLNKFLSFPIFLSLMYLLFYLVFYIGNPLADLIDTGFASLRDYLKEALEDKAVSPWLISFLLDGVLAGVGSVLVFLPNIALLFLGVSVLEDSGYLARAAFIMDRVMHTLGLHGKSFIPLLLGFGCNVPAIMATRTLESRKDRLLTILIIPLMSCSARLPVYVLFASAFFQKHQGLIIFSLYLTGILLALIVAKVAKSLFFKEESAPFVMELPPYRLPALRNILLQMWLRSLTFIKRAGTVIALAVILIWMLSSLPIGVEYASENSVIGAIGKTIAPIFKPAGFGTWQASVALLFGIVAKETVIGTLGTLYGAEEESLKEILKDIFTPLSAYAFMLMTLIYIPCIATIATIKKESSLKFAMITTLYSLILGWIVSVLFYQIGSLL; encoded by the coding sequence TTGGAAGCTAAGATAGCTTTAGCTGGGAACCCTAACTCTGGGAAAACAACCGTTTTTAATATTTTATGTGGTACAAGAGAAAAAGTAGGAAACTGGCCTGGAACAACTGTAGAGAAAAAGGAAGGCATATTAGATTACAAAGGTAAAAAAATTAAAGTTATTGATCTACCAGGAATATACAGTTTAAGCGCATACTCTATAGATGAAAGGATCGCAAGAGACTTTCTTATTCAAGAAAGACCCGATCTTGTAGTTGTCATTATAGATGCTACAAACCTAGAAAGAAACCTTTACTTAGCCTCGCAGCTTCTTGAAATGGGGCTTAACCTTCTCTTAGATTTTAATATGATGGATATGGTATATGCTATGGGATTAAAGATAGACAACCTAAAACTATCACAGATACTTGGTGTAGAAATAGTGGAAACGGTCGCTAACCAAGGTATAGGTATAGAAAATTTAAAGGAAAAGATTTTAGAAAATATATCCAAAAGGCCAAAACCCCTTAAAATAAATTATGGAAAAGAAGTAGAAGAAGCCATTGAAAGGATAGAAAATATGCTTAAGGAAAACTACGATATTAGCATTTCGCCCCGCTCCGTAGCTTTAAGGCTTTTAGAAGGAGACCCAGACTTCAAAGACAAGTTCATTGGGAAACCCTTGTCAGAAGAAATAGAGAGAATCATATTAGAAACGGAAAATAAAATAGAAAAGATATACGGGGAAAGCATCGAGAGCTTTATCATAGAAAAGCGATATTCCTTCTTAAAGGGACTGACTAGAGAATGTACTAATCAGAAGGAAGTGAAAGCTCTAACCTTCTCAGATAAGCTTGACAAAATCCTGCTCAATAAGTTTCTTAGCTTCCCCATATTTCTATCCCTTATGTATTTGCTTTTTTACCTCGTTTTCTACATAGGCAATCCTCTGGCCGACTTAATAGATACCGGCTTCGCAAGCTTAAGGGATTACCTAAAGGAAGCCTTAGAGGATAAGGCCGTATCCCCTTGGCTTATCTCATTTTTACTTGATGGAGTCCTTGCCGGTGTAGGAAGCGTATTGGTCTTTCTACCTAACATCGCTCTTCTCTTCTTAGGAGTATCTGTATTGGAAGATAGCGGGTATTTAGCTAGGGCAGCTTTTATTATGGATAGAGTTATGCACACTTTGGGACTACATGGAAAATCTTTCATTCCCCTTTTACTGGGATTCGGCTGTAATGTGCCTGCCATCATGGCCACAAGAACCCTTGAATCAAGAAAAGATAGATTGCTAACTATACTTATAATTCCACTAATGAGTTGCTCAGCAAGGCTCCCCGTTTATGTACTCTTCGCCAGTGCCTTCTTTCAAAAACACCAGGGATTGATCATCTTCTCCTTATATCTAACAGGAATCCTTCTCGCTTTAATTGTAGCCAAAGTAGCAAAAAGCTTATTCTTTAAAGAAGAGAGCGCTCCCTTCGTTATGGAGCTTCCGCCTTATAGATTACCAGCTTTAAGAAACATCTTACTACAGATGTGGCTAAGAAGCCTGACATTTATAAAGAGAGCCGGAACTGTAATAGCCCTTGCTGTTATACTAATATGGATGCTCTCATCCCTTCCAATAGGAGTTGAATACGCTTCTGAAAATTCAGTAATTGGAGCTATCGGCAAAACTATAGCACCCATTTTTAAACCTGCTGGCTTTGGAACATGGCAAGCGAGCGTAGCTCTACTCTTTGGAATCGTTGCTAAAGAAACAGTAATAGGAACATTAGGAACCCTATACGGTGCAGAGGAAGAATCTCTTAAGGAAATACTAAAGGATATTTTCACGCCGCTTTCCGCATATGCTTTTATGCTAATGACTCTCATATACATACCATGTATAGCAACTATCGCTACAATTAAAAAGGAAAGCAGCTTAAAATTCGCCATGATTACAACTCTCTACTCACTGATCTTAGGCTGGATTGTAAGCGTGTTATTTTATCAAATTGGAAGCCTCTTATGA
- a CDS encoding ferrous iron transport protein A, whose amino-acid sequence MIPLSMIESGKKIKIKKIIAGKTTAKKLQELGLLEGEYLCVLTNSDGPIIVIKDNLRFAIGRGLSHKILVEEVA is encoded by the coding sequence ATGATACCTTTGTCAATGATAGAAAGCGGTAAAAAGATAAAAATTAAAAAAATAATTGCTGGAAAAACAACAGCTAAAAAATTGCAGGAATTAGGTCTACTGGAAGGAGAATATCTATGCGTTTTAACTAACTCGGATGGCCCAATCATAGTGATAAAGGATAACCTAAGATTCGCCATCGGAAGAGGATTATCTCACAAAATATTAGTGGAGGAGGTGGCTTAA